Proteins from one Cyprinus carpio isolate SPL01 chromosome B15, ASM1834038v1, whole genome shotgun sequence genomic window:
- the LOC109098345 gene encoding protein NPAT-like, with amino-acid sequence MLLPSDVARLVLGYLQQEGLTATSRAFICESPNLKEYAEHSSEDGVIPACVFSLFGKNLITILNEYVAVKAKETSQENQIPAVMTSLWKKLDFTLNQIKSLQNSPAVQMNQRLRTMNSIQNIRRQQRPLLASQSPIIGLPPVTPAVQCVPSTVSTPQGMLGHSTPVSFTSQHTRPTTLYLSQPGESPLQILVTDNRLNPGPLSPARRKCDSPRRRGGGQSGASGTSRATVVSSTLIVESQSEETVTENLSQIVIENAREKILNDRSLQEKLAENINKILASDTSPQTSKAACSTVEQEQSIDEILGLQGEIHMTDVAIQDILTQTESDPAFQALFDLFDYGKSKTAEGSEQADGSFSTSTSAQESDETGHVESASETGTGQEDSTSGGESRTQNLSTQSESTSKNKSSSICNATKSASTASQPRIVTKQTGRGSTNSKRGLSRTRVLSGNKQSKSATSTSGLNDKADSRPPDQTVSSSSLTEEGLGMEIDEPENEASESVNIQLVTLENSNANETLNDNKSSQVPVSSKTSQTTSTTETSNNAFVNEPGRVAGMTIGQNEDIVSSLSIQNDAVPSLCLPQPDTDISVQTASPPSTNQMPLTPSSTQTQSSTVKSNLPTSGASSITTTPCISDAPTREPDPNKIVSLKIIISDEQDEVSTDATLNQAVSSITSDHIPTIFLSSPAKTLPATSAVITQEETAQAVSCLQGVEGVGSFGTPKRSVQSSGQPVLGRPVGQETGFIQLLQTNPTFGPSSSYFVVTDPAAAEQRSNVVLLPSNMPQGTLSSMPHVVTTPPRQRTVVSMGANVSQTYSPGSTIIISSPVQPMLQNVMLPVSVMGQNTGKLAVLPSKMLTLPCSATVRPPAKVISQQKLAPKENTDMGKTGTSGSGQVLPQTSEQQKSVSATSPSHRRILCFDVTPESPAAGQNSSQTSTLTSSAVTSSPAQQVQKEITQTEPKQPLVSDTRKRRIETVRLPEVKNSEKVTIFHQQKEAPKSKVTEKGPNLIILSNAKSSNKAAIEPEALIRSESPNKSQASQKEDGGVVSKSSAPGQKQKPAGNTKDNTQEESCEKKPLKPAERSSEKTSLQNSPGVTANKENELESCQRQTPARPAEDLQLSTEKSTGTVSSSSSKTLCKTSPLTKQAVEMLQDIQGQAPAATPPKRPVAGCPDLPIPRTPGPGRAQEDLTDGLRTPSRQRLRREGESTPRHLPPPATPDIPSCSPASEAGSENSINMAAHTLMILSRAARTGGPLKDSLRQEEASAGKSAIPKGKKRKQIELSPPAKKELQLSSSSSSKKKSKKPKKLLDSFPEDLDVDKFLSSLHYDE; translated from the exons ATGTTGCTTCCGTCTGACGTCGCCAGACTTGTGCTGG GCTACCTGCAGCAAGAAGGGCTCACTGCCACGAGCCGAGCCTTCATCTGTGAGAGTCCAAACCTGAAGGAGTATGCCGAGCACAGCTCAGAGGACGGGGTCATCCctgcctgtgtgttt TCTCTTTTTGGAAAAAACCTCATTACGATTTTAAATGAATACGTTGCTGTTAAAGCAAAAG AAACAAGTCAAGAAAATCAAATCCCAGCTGTGATGACATCATTATGGAAAAAGCTTGACTTCACGCTCAACCAGATCAA GTCTCTGCAGAATTCTCCTGCAGTGCAGATGAATCAACGGC TGCGCACTATGAATAGCATTCAAAATATTAGGCGTCAACAAAGACCCTTGTTGGCATCACAGTCTCCCATCATTGGGCTCCCACCTGTGACTCCAGCAGTTCAGTGTGTCCCCAGCACTGTGTCCACCCCTCAAGGCATGCTGGGACATTCCACCCCAGTGTCTTTCACTTCCCAGCATACCAGACCTACCACTCTCTACCTTAGTCAGCCAG GAGAGTCACCGTTGCAGATACTGGTTACTGATAATAGATTGAATCCAGGACCTTTATCTCCGGCCCGCAGGAAATG TGACTCGCCGAGGCGGAGAGGAGGTGGTCAGTCGGGTGCCAGCGGGACCAGCAGGGCCACCGTAGTGTCCAGCACTCTCATTGTGGAATCTCAAagtgaagaaactgtgacagagaACTTATCT caaataGTTATAGAAAATGCCAGAGAAAAAATTCTCAATGATAGATCCTTGCAAGAAAAACTTgctgaaaacatcaacaaaatcTTGGCAAG TGATACTAGTCCTCAGACATCAAAAGCTGCCTGCAGTACTGTGGAACAAGAGCAGTCGATTGATGAAATCCTGGGCCTCCAG GGGGAAATTCATATGACTGATGTTGCCATCCAAGACATATTGACACAGACAGAGTCAGACCCAGCATTTCAGGCACTCTTTGACCTCTTTGACTATG GGAAAAGTAAAACAGCTGAAGGCAGTGAACAGGCTGATGGGAGCTTCAGTACCAGTACCAGCGCACAAGAGAGTGATGAGACCGGGCATGTAGAGAGCGCTTCTGAAACTG gCACTGGACAGGAGGATTCCACTTCAGGAGGAGAAAGTAGGACACAAAACCTAAGCACCCAGTCTGAGTCAACAAGCAAAAATAAATCATCCAGCATTTGTAATGCGACAAAGTCTGCTTCCACAGCTTCACAGCCACGTATCGTAACCAAACAAACTGGACGAGGATCCACAAACTCCAAAAGAGGACTATCCAGGACTAGAGTTTTATCTGGTAATAAACAATCCAAAAGTGCCACTTCAACTTCAGGGTTGAACGATAAAGCAGATTCGCGTCCACCTGACCAAACCGTATCAAGCTCTTCTTTGACAGAGGAAGGACTTGGCATGGAGATAGATGAACCAGAAAATGAAGCCTCTGAGAGTGTAAATATCCAGCTAGTTACTCTGGAGAACTCAAATGCCAACGAAacattaaatgacaataaaagcagTCAAGTTCCTGTTTCAAGTAAGACATCGCAAACCACATCCACAACTGAAACCTCAAATAATGCATTCGTGAATGAGCCTGGGAGAGTAGCAGGAATGACCATCGGACAGAATGAAGATATTGTATCTTCTTTATCCATTCAAAATGACGCTGTGCCCTCACTTTGCTTGCCTCAACCTGACACAGACATATCTGTTCAAACGGCTTCTCCACCCTCTACAAACCAGATGCCTTTAACTCCTTCCAGCACTCAAACTCAGTCCAGTACTGTCAAAAGCAATCTCCCTACATCAGGTGCTTCATCTATCACCACTACGCCATGCATTTCTGACGCCCCGACCAGGGAGCCTGATCCCAATAAGATTGTTTCCCTAAAAATCATCATCAGTGACGAGCAGGACGAGGTCTCAACTGATGCAACACTGAACCAGGCAGTTTCCAGCATCACCAGTGACCACATCCCCACCATATTCCTGTCCTCGCCTGCCAAGACTTTGCCCGCAACCTCTGCGGTCATAACACAAGAAGAAACGGCTCAGGCTGTGAGCTGCTTACAGGGTGTAGAGGGGGTTGGATCATTTGGAACACCTAAGAGGAGCGTGCAGAGTAGCGGACAGCCTGTGTTGGGACGTCCTGTAGGTCAGGAAACCGGTTTTATTCAGCTGTTGCAAACTAACCCCACCTTTGGGCCTTCAAGCAGCTATTTTGTCGTAACTGATCCAGCTGCTGCCGAGCAGCGGTCAAATGTTGTGCTGCTTCCAAGTAATATGCCTCAAGGGACCTTGTCTTCAATGCCGCATGTGGTAACGACTCCACCTCGCCAGAGGACTGTGGTGTCCATGGGTGCAAATGTCTCTCAGACCTATTCGCCTG gctcCACAATCATTATATCTTCTCCAGTTCAGCCCATGTTACAAAATGTGATGCTTCCAGTATCTGTAATGGGGCAAAATACTGGAAAACTTGCAGTCCTTCCCAGTAAG atgttgaCTTTGCCATGTTCAGCCACTGTAAGGCCGCCTGCAAAAGTTATCTCTCAACAAAAATTGGCACCCAAGGAAAACACTGACAtgg GTAAAACCGGCACATCTGGGTCTGGTCAAGTGCTTCCCCAGACCTCTGAGCAACAAAAGAGTGTGAGCGCAACAAGCCCCAGCCATCGGCGAATACTTTGCTTTGACGTCACACCTGAAAGCCCTGCAGCTGGCCAGAATTCTTCACAGACAAGCACACTCACATCCTCTGCTGTTACTTCCTCTCCAGCTCAGCAGGTTCAGAAAGAAATCACACAGACTGAGCCGAAACAGCCTTTAGTTTCTGACACCCGCAAAAGAAGAATAGAAACCGTTAGGCTGCCAGAAGTAAAGAACTCTGAAAAAGTCACCATATTTCATCAACAAAAAGAAGCCCCAAAAAGCAAAGTCACTGAAAAGGGACCAAAtctaattattttatcaaatgcCAAGTCTTCCAACAAAGCTGCCATTGAGCCTGAGGCTCTCATTAGATCAGAATCACCAAACAAATCACAAGCATCACAGAAAGAAGACGGCGGAGTGGTTTCAAAATCTTCTGCTCCAGGCCAAAAGCAGAAACCAGCAGGCAACACAAAGGACAACACACAAGAAGAATCTTGTGAAAAGAAGCCGTTAAAACCAGCAGAAAGATCCTCAGAAAAAACTTCCTTACAGAACTCTCCAGGTGTCActgcaaataaagaaaatgagCTGGAGAGCTGTCAGCGTCAGACACCCGCACGCCCCGCTGAAGATCTCCAACTTTCTACAGAAAAATCTACAGGAACAGTATCGAGCAGTTCCAGTAAAACCTTATGCAAGACAAGCCCTCTAACTAAACAGGCTGTTGAGATGCTGCAGGACATACAAGGCCAGGCTCCCGCAGCCACTCCACCGAAGAGACCGGTGGCCGGATGTCCAGATCTCCCGATCCCGAGGACACCTGGACCAGGACGTGCACAGGAGGATCTGACGGATGGATTGAGAACCCCGTCCCGACAAAGGCTCAGGAGGGAGGGTGAAAGCACACCAAGGCATCTCCCCCCTCCCGCCACACCTGACATCCCCTCCTGCAGTCCTGCCAGCGAGGCGGGGAGTGAGAACAGCATCAACATGGCCGCCCACACTCTCATGATCCTGTCACGCGCCGCCAGGACAGGAGGTCCTCTGAAAGACAGCTTGCGTCAAGAGGAGGCCAGTGCTGGGAAATCTGCCATCCCTAAAGGAAAGAAGCGAAAGCAAATTGAATTGAGCCCTCCTGCAAAGAAAGAGCTACAGCTTTCCAGCTCCTCGAGCAGTAAAAAGAAATCAAAG aaaccaAAGAAGCTGTTGGACTCCTTTCCTGAAGACTTGGATGTTGATAAATTCCTGTCATCCCTGCACTATGATGAGTAA